The Toxorhynchites rutilus septentrionalis strain SRP chromosome 3, ASM2978413v1, whole genome shotgun sequence genome includes a region encoding these proteins:
- the LOC129777584 gene encoding putative Dol-P-Glc:Glc(2)Man(9)GlcNAc(2)-PP-Dol alpha-1,2-glucosyltransferase has translation MLRSYYGQFLFLGIYTGITLWIFHQVYHTSQQVIDEEFHLKQGKYYCHGQFDIWDGKITTLPGLYLISAFILGPFGACSTYALRLISLVASIANVCFIFSIRRMVTGIRSERKVHLECMSLSILPPLYFFSHLYYTDVLSVTTVLMMIFASFKGMHNIGALAAFVAILMRQTNIVWVVFVLGSNILNCAMTICLANKKSSGKEVQRYGMKSLITSVETIIRSPSIVITILRRCCSLYLGYILNMIGFVIFLLYNGSIVVGDKTAHVAAIHVPQIFYFTIFFAIFSGSHIFSCLRRMLRFVRKKWYITVLCCALFVVIVSKNTIVHPYLLADNRHYTFYIWNRFYGKWWFARYLPIPIYFGVIVILGWMLLGNSGQQNIALSLFWIAATFVSVALQQLVEVRYFILPFLVLRLIQTSVRVSTKLLVLEFIINVIINVATFFIFATKTFHWANYAEPQRIIW, from the exons ATGTTACGTTCATACTACGGACAGTTCTTATTCCTCGGAATTTATACTGGTATCACACTATGGATATTTCATCAGGTGTATCACACCTCCCAGCAAGTAATCGACGAGGAGTTCCACCTAAAGCAAGGCAAATACTATTGCCATGGCCAGTTTGATATT TGGGATGGAAAGATCACCACTCTGCCTGGCCTGTACTTGATATCGGCATTCATTTTGGGTCCATTCGGCGCCTGTTCAACATATGCGCTTCGACTAATTTCGCTGGTGGCATCAATAGCGAATGTTTGCTTCATCTTTTCAATTCGAAGGATGGTTACCGGAATCCGGAGTGAACGCAAAGTACACCTGGAATGTATGTCCCTCTCCATCCTTCCGCCGCTCTATTTTTTCTCCCACTTATACTATACGGACGTGCTTTCGGTCACAACggtactgatgatgattttcGCTAGTTTCAAAGGAATGCATAACATTGGCGCGTTGGCAGCATTTGTGGCCATTCTGATGCGTCAAACCAACATCGTATGGGTTGTGTTCGTTCTGGGCAGTAATATTCTCAACTGTGCTATGACGATATGTCTAGCGAACAAAAAGAGTTCCGGCAAAGAAGTTCAAAGATACGGAATGAAG AGCCTCATAACTTCGGTGGAAACCATAATTCGCTCGCCGAGCATCGTGATTACTATACTGAGACGGTGCTGCTCATTGTACCTTGGTTACATTCTAAATATGATCGGATTTGTCATATTTTTGCTATACAACGGATCGATTGTGGTTGGAGACAAAACGGCGCATGTGGCAGCAATCCATGTTCCCCAA ATATTCTACTTCACGATATTTTTTGCCATTTTCAGTGGCTCTCACATTTTTTCCTGCCTACGACGGATGCTCAGATTCGTACGCAAAAAGTGGTATATCACTGTGCTGTGCTGCGCTCTGTTTGTTGTTATCGTTTCGAAAAATACCATTGTCCACCCATACTTGCTTGCCGATAACCGCCATTACACATTCTACATCTGGAATCGATTTTACGGCAAATGGTGGTTCGCTCGCTATCTACCAATTCCAATCTACTTCGGAGTTATCGTCATTCTCGGTTGGATGTTACTTGGTAACAGCGGTCAGCAGAATATCGCTCTGAGTTTGTTCTGGATTGCGGCCACTTTCGTCTCAGTTGCACTTCAACAGCTAGTTGAAGTTCGGTACTTCATACTGCCGTTCCTGGTATTGAGACTGATCCAAACAAGCGTTCGAGTCTCGACGAAATTGCTGGTGCTAGAGTTTATAATCAATGTGATTATTAATGTTGCTACGTTCTTCATTTTTGCCACGAAAACGTTCCATTGGGCCAATTATGCGGAACCGCAGCGTATTATTTGGTAG